One genomic window of Elaeis guineensis isolate ETL-2024a chromosome 2, EG11, whole genome shotgun sequence includes the following:
- the LOC105048888 gene encoding mitogen-activated protein kinase 10: MQQDQRKKTSSEMDFFTEYGDANRYKIQEVIGKGSYGVVCSAIDTHTGEKVAIKKIHDIFEHISDAARILREIKLLRLLRHPDIVEIKHIMLPPSRRDFKDIYVVFELMESDLHQVIKANDDLTKEHYQFFLYQLLRALKYIHTANVYHRDLKPKNILANANCKLKICDFGLARVAFSDTPTTIFWTDYVATRWYRAPELCGSFFSKYTPAIDIWSIGCIFAEVLTGKPLFPGKNVVHQLDLMTDLLGTPSLDTISRVRNEKARRYLSSMRKKQPVPFSQKFPNADPLALKLLERLLAFDPKDRPTAEEALADPYFKGLAKVEREPSCQPITKMEFEFERRRVTKEDIRELIFREILEYHPQLLKDYASGTERTTFLYPSAVDQFRKQFAHLEDSGGKSGPVIPIDRKHASLPRSTMVHSTPIPPKEQPNMALYRDRQWQTSDEVCKNSRDTERLLGSMSKASQAPQRIPTARPGKVVGPVMPYENGSLKDAYDPRRLMRNPVLPPHPAIPPAYCFHRTADKSENSDRDTAEVEREYNIQQHKPPQQFIPSKMAPDIALDMRASPFFLSGGTRADAADRITMEANLLQAKSPFNGIAAAAAAAAAGAHRKVGAVQFGMSRMY, encoded by the exons ACTTCATCAGAGATGGACTTTTTCACTGAATATGGTGATGCGAATAGATACAAAATTCAGGAGGTCATCGGTAAAGGAAGCTATGGAGTTGTGTGTTCGGCAATTGATACACATACTGGAGAAAAAGTGGCAATCAAGAAGATACATGATATCTTTGAACACATATCTGATGCTGCACGGATTCTCCGTGAGATTAAGCTTCTCCGGCTTCTAAGACATCCTGACATTGTAGAGATCAAGCACATTATGCTGCCTCCATCAAGAAGGGATTTCAAAGATATTTATGTTGTTTTTGAGCTCATGGAGTCAGATCTTCATCAAGTCATCAAGGCTAATGATGACTTGACAAAAGAACATTATCAGTTTTTTCTTTATCAGCTGCTCCGTGCTTTGAAATATATCCATACGG CTAATGTTTATCATCGTGATTTAAAGCCAAAGAACATTCTAGCAAATGCTAACTGCAAACTCAAAATTTGTGATTTTGGATTAGCAAGAGTTGCATTCAGTGATACCCCCACAACAATATTTTGGACG GATTATGTTGCAACCAGATGGTACAGAGCTCCTGAGCTATGTGGGTCATTCTTTTCTAAG TACACTCCTGCTATTGATATATGGAGCATAGGTTGCATTTTTGCTGAGGTCTTAACAGGAAAGCCTTTATTTCCCGGTAAGAATGTGGTTCATCAGTTGGATTTGATGACTGATCTTCTTGGAACACCTTCCTTGGATACAATATCTCGG GTCCGAAATGAGAAGGCAAGAAGATACCTGAGCAGTATGAGGAAAAAACAGCCTGTACCATTTTCACAGAAGTTTCCTAATGCAGATCCTTTAGCACTTAAACTTTTGGAAAGGCTTTTAGCTTTTGATCCCAAGGACCGGCCAACTGCTGAAGAG GCATTGGCTGATCCATACTTCAAAGGCCTGGCTAAAGTTGAGAGAGAACCATCTTGCCAACCAATCACAAAGATGGAGTTTGAGTTTGAGCGTCGAAGAGTGACCAAAGAAGACATTAGGGAACTTATATTCCGTGAGATATTGGAATATCATCCGCAATTGCTGAAGGACTACGCTAGTGGAACAGAGAGGACAACATTCCTCTATCCTAG TGCCGTCGATCAATTCAGGAAGCAATTTGCTCATCTTGAGGACAGTGGTGGTAAAAGCGGGCCAGTGATTCCAATAGATAGAAAGCATGCATCTCTCCCTAG GTCTACCATGGTCCATTCCACTCCAATTCCTCCCAAGGAACAGCCCAATATGGCTTTATACAGAGACAGGCAGTGGCAGACCTCAGACGAGGTATGTAAGAATTCTCGGGACACAGAAAGATTGTTGGGGAGTATGTCAAAGGCTTCACAGGCGCCTCAGAGGATTCCAACTG CTAGGCCAGGAAAGGTTGTTGGCCCAGTAATGCCTTACGAGAATGGAAGTCTTAAGGATGCTTATGACCCAAGAAGGCTGATGAGGAATCCTGTGCTTCCACCGCATCCTGCCATTCCTCCAGCTTACTGTTTCCACAGGACCGCGGACAAGTCGGAGAACTCCGACAGAGACACAGCAGAGGTGGAGAGGGAGTATAATATACAGCAGCACAAACCACCTCAACAGTTCATACCCAGCAAGATGGCGCCAGACATAGCGCTTGATATGAGGGCTTCACCCTTCTTTCTTTCAGGGGGGACAAGGGCTGATGCAGCTGACAGAATCACGATGGAGGCAAACTTGCTACAGGCAAAATCCCCCTTCAATGGGATTGCTGCAGCAGCGGCTGCAGCTGCTGCAGGTGCTCACAGGAAGGTTGGTGCTGTTCAGTTCGGCATGTCAAGGATGTATTAG
- the LOC105048899 gene encoding uncharacterized protein, producing MPPRPSLLSPFSPPLSLLPLHRTPLWIPSSFRLPTKTPFDSSSHRFRPVSLPVFSSGAPVVAEVAIGSRGVEEEEVEGSKFVEVGYISTTHGIRGELRVVSNTDFPELRFFKPGKRWLRTRILGKEMISEVELTGGRSHPGQKCWIISFGGVDTVDKAKQMVGSTLLVREEDRPELEEGEFYTRDLVGMKVVLKETGRLVGTVINVFNHGANDLLEVMPESSKPDLSYHGSHVWVPFVEAIVPDVDMDKREMRITPPKGLLELNLRSDVRSKKERRQLEWKEKKKFQRRLIAAKKKLIEMDQKHLLEGLRFGDKAQKSWLAKQIAEIDFKLFQRAMESSSIHHDRHNISEFIDANSAVLLKNTMRLSHKYLMRNESEGKNNLNYELHEQGLQLLLESKAAIVLVVNNKDTLERVFETDNVCVGRHEPMVNRFEEVLLDCKRFLKVEEQVILIPLVIVCPAHEIQLYKDCLSDNEYFGIINQKVWFLEERELPIISTSTDQKRNKILLKSPWEILQAPTGCGGLLSLLTSHEVVEDLNEMGIEYVQVCSLDDRSTVGHPLFVGFVNSHGADVGIKFMEGNKGDDEFDLIFSMRFINSISKQFDRLQFRAVPERHVHVEQVENEWTTVHPDKPNSYHLCCSIYSALNGCPLDSICIMHVMG from the exons ATGCCGCCTcgcccctctctcctctctcctttctcccctcccctctctcttcttcctctccatcgGACCCCTCTCTGGATCCCCTCCTCCTTCCGCTTGCCCACGAAGACGCccttcgattcctcctctcatcGCTTTCGTCCCGTTTCTCTCCCGGTCTTCAGCTCAG gTGCACCAGTCGTTGCTGAAGTGGCTATTGGATCGAggggagtagaagaagaagaagtggaaGGGTCGAAATTCGTAGAGGTCGGGTACATAAGTACCACTCATGGGATCAGAGGGGAGCTCCGGGTGGTCTCAAACACGGATTTTCCTGAACTTAGATTCTTCAAG CCGGGAAAAAGATGGCTGAGGACCCGTATTTTGGGGAAAGAAATGATCTCGGAAGTGGAGCTTACAGGAGGTAGAAGCCACCCCGGGCAGAAGTGTTGGATTATTAGTTTTGGCGGGGTCGATACCGTGGACAAG GCTAAGCAGATGGTTGGTTCAACTTTACTTGTAAGGGAAGAAGACAGGCCAGAATTGGAGGAAGGCGAGTTTTACACTCGTGATCTTGTTGGCATGAAAGTTGTTCTTAAG GAAACAGGCAGACTAGTGGGAACTGTCATCAATGTATTCAACCATGGTGCTAATGATCTTCTGGAGGTCATGCCTGAGTCATCAAAGCCAGATTTAAGTTATCATGGTTCACATGTGTGGGTTCCATTTGTTGAAGCAATTGTTCCCGATGTTGACATGGATAAGAGAGAAATGCGGATCACTCCTCCAAAGGGACTTCTAGAGCTGAATTTACGTTCTGATGTGAGATCCAAAAAAGAAAGACGCCAGCTG gaatggaaagaaaaaaagaagtttCAGCGACGTCTTATTGCAGCTAAAAAGAAGTTGATTGAAATGGACCAGAAACATCTTCTGGAAGGATTAAGATTTGGAGATAAGGCCCAAAAGAGTTGGCTTGCAAAGCAGATTGCAGAAATTGATTTCAAGTTGTTTCAACGTGCTATGGAGAGTTCTAGCATACATCATGACAG ACACAACATATCAGAATTTATTGATGCTAATTCAGCTGTATTGCTGAAGAACACGATGAGATTATCTCACAAATACCTCATGAGAAATGAAAGTGAAGGAAAGAATAACTTGAATTATGAATTGCACGAACAGGGTTTACAACTCCTTTTGGAGTCTAAAGCTGCTATCGTTCTTGTTGTAAATAACAAGGACACTCTTGAAAGGGTTTTTGAGACAGATAATGTTTGTGTTGGAAGACATGAACCTATGGTCAACCGGTTTGAAGAAGTACTTCTTGATTGCAAAAGATTTTTGAAG GTGGAAGAACAGGTTATCTTAATTCCTTTAGTGATAGTTTGTCCAGCTCATGAGATACAGTTGTATAAAGATTGCTTATCAGATAATGAGTACTTTGGTATAATTAATCAAAAG GTTTGGTTCTTAGAAGAAAGGGAGCTACCAATTATTAGCACCTCCACGGATCAGAAAAGAAACAAAATCTTATTAAAGTCTCCTTGGGAGATACTCCAAGCACCAACAGGATGTGGAGGACTTCTCAGTTTACTTACCTCACACGAAGTTGTTGAAGATCTTAATGAAATGGGCATTGAGTATGTCCAG GTTTGCAGCTTGGATGACAGATCCACCGTCGGGCATCCACTTTTTGTGGGGTTCGTTAATTCCCATGGAGCAGATGTTGGTATCAAATTCATGGAGGGCAACAAAGGAGATGATGAATTTGACCTTATTTTTTCCATGAGGTTTATAAACAGTATCAGCAAACAATTTGATAGACTCCAGTTCCGTGCTGTTCCAGAGCGACATGTGCATGTCGAGCAGGTTGAGAATGAGTGGACTACGGTCCATCCAGACAAACCCAACTCGTATCATCTTTGCTGTTCAATCTACAGCGCCTTGAATGGTTGCCCTCTTGACAGTATATGTATCATGCACGTGATGGGGTAA
- the LOC105048908 gene encoding serine carboxypeptidase-like 50 has product MEMESTLFFLLCFLPFLLLPATPTTLFPQDALPTKSGYLPINATTCNSSAALFYAYYEAQHPLSPLTHTPLLIWLQGGPGCSSMLGNLFELGPWLVATDKPTLSSNPAAWNRRFGLLFIDSPLGTGFSTAANPDDIPRDQPTIAKHLWGALQSFLSSNSSFKTRPLYLTGESYAGKYIPAAGYYILQQNSQLPMSLRINLKGVAIGNGLTHPVAQVATHAASAYFTGLINERQKGYLEELQGIAMKLTLEEKWSEASDARGHVLQRLQNMTGLATLYDVTKKKPYESDMVGVLLNKDEVKEALGVAKGVVWEECSETVGSVLHEDVMKSVKFMLEELVRKSRVLLYQGIYDLRDGVVSTEAWMKEMEWDGLENFLKAERKVWKVNGELAGYVQRWGSLSHVVVSGAGHLVPADQGQSSQAMIENWVLEKGLFSEARKEAPGLRRAY; this is encoded by the coding sequence ATGGagatggagtcaactctcttcttcctcctctgcttccttcccttcctcctcctccctgcCACTCCAACCACTCTCTTCCCCCAAGATGCTCTCCCCACCAAATCTGGCTACCTTCCCATCAACGCCACCACCTGCAATTCGTCCGCTGCCCTCTTCTATGCCTACTACGAAGCCCAGCATCCCCTCAGCCCCCTCACCCACACCCCACTCCTCATCTGGCTCCAGGGCGGCCCTGGCTGCTCCTCCATGCTCGGCAACCTATTCGAGCTCGGCCCCTGGCTCGTCGCCACCGACAAGCCCACCCTCAGCTCCAATCCCGCTGCCTGGAACCGCCGCTTCGGCCTCCTCTTCATCGACAGCCCCCTCGGCACCGGCTTCAGCACCGCTGCCAACCCCGACGACATCCCCCGGGACCAGCCCACCATCGCCAAACACCTCTGGGGCGCCCTCCAGTCTTTCCTCTCTTCCAATTCCTCTTTCAAGACCCGCCCACTTTACCTCACCGGCGAGAGCTACGCCGGGAAGTACATCCCGGCCGCCGGCTACTACATCTTGCAGCAGAACTCCCAACTGCCGATGTCTCTCCGGATTAATTTAAAGGGTGTTGCGATTGGGAATGGGCTGACGCATCCGGTGGCGCAAGTGGCGACGCATGCGGCGAGCGCATACTTTACCGGGCTGATCAACGAGAGGCAGAAAGGGTACCTTGAGGAGCTTCAGGGCATCGCGATGAAATTGACATTGGAGGAGAAGTGGTCGGAGGCATCAGATGCGAGAGGGCACGTCTTGCAGCGGCTACAGAATATGACGGGGCTGGCAACTCTGTATGATGTGACAAAGAAAAAGCCTTACGAATCCGACATGGTTGGGGTTCTACTGAACAAGGATGAGGTGAAGGAGGCATTGGGTGTCGCCAAAGGGGTGGTTTGGGAGGAGTGCAGCGAAACCGTGGGAAGTGTTCTGCATGAAGATGTGATGAAGAGCGTGAAATTTATGTTGGAGGAGCTGGTAAGGAAGAGCAGGGTGCTGCTGTACCAGGGGATATATGATTTGAGAGATGGGGTGGTATCGACGGAGGCTTGGATGAAGGAGATGGAGTGGGATGGCCTGGAGAACTTCCTGAAGGCGGAGAGGAAGGTTTGGAAGGTGAATGGGGAGCTGGCCGGGTATGTGCAGAGGTGGGGGAGCTTGAGCCATGTCGTCGTCTCTGGGGCGGGGCATCTCGTCCCCGCTGACCAGGGGCAGAGCTCTCAGGCGATGATTGAAAATTGGGTACTAGAGAAGGGGTTGTTTAGTGAAGCTCGTAAGGAAGCTCCAGGTTTAAGGAGAGCTTACTGA
- the LOC105049477 gene encoding uncharacterized protein, with the protein MRSRSKDVRRLFHTTVSEITSIHHPTLPSSSNAVNNNNLSNNKPKKNKRRDNSATSDAEILRWNKIITDHMRHGRCDFAADLFYRMPSRSTVSWNAMISGYIANSRFPLALRLFAAMPRRDAVSWNTMIHGHVLNRDLASARRLFDEMPDKDTVSWNTMISAYASSGLVELAQDMFDRSPIKNAISWNGLLAAYVGNGRLEAARQLFDSHPHWETVSWNAMIAGYAQRKRMADARQLFDRMLERDVVSWNTMISGYAQSGDMAEAKRLFDGSPYKDVFTWTAMVSGYAQNGMLEEARGMFDKMPERNSVSWNAMIAAYVQCRRMEEAEELFNSMPCRNVNSWNTMITGYAQAGMIERAHEMFDMMPQRDSVSWAAMIAGLSQGGFGEEALRLFVEMGRSGERMNRSSFTCVLSTCADIAMLECGTQVHGRLVKAGYGMGCFVGNALLAMYCKCGSIDEAYKAFKEMAERDVVSWNTMIAGYARHGFGKEALEIFDTMRTTDTKPDDITMVGVLSACSHAGLVDKGIAYFYSMHQDFGITAKPEHYTCMMDLLGRAGRLEDAEALIREMPFEPDASMWGALLGASRIHRNTKLGERAAERIFEMEPDNAGMYVLLSNLYASSGKWTDVDKMRVMMRERGVRKVPGFSWIEVKNKVHTFSVGDSVHPDKEKIYSFLEELDMKMKKAGYVSATAMVLHDVEEEEKEHMLKYHSEKLAVAFGILNVPPGRPIRVIKNLRVCEDCHNAFKHISALEKRLVILRDSNRFHHFSGGSCSCGDYW; encoded by the exons ATGCGCTCCCGCTCCAAAGACGTCCGCCGACTCTTTCACACCACCGTCTCCGAGATCACCTCCATCCACCACCCTACCCTTCCCTCCTCTTCTAACGCTGTTAATAATAACAATCTCAGTAACAATAAACCGAAGAAAAACAAGAGGAGGGACAATTCGGCCACCTCCGACGCCGAGATCCTGCGATGGAACAAGATCATTACCGACCATATGCGCCACGGCCGCTGCGACTTCGCCGCCGACCTCTTCTACCGGATGCCCTCCCGCTCCACCGTCTCCTGGAATGCTATGATCTCGGGCTACATCGCCAACAGCCGCTTCCCTCTCGCCCTCCGCCTTTTCGCTGCCATGCCCCGCCGCGATGCCGTCTCCTGGAACACCATGATCCACGGTCACGTTTTGAACCGCGACCTCGCGTCGGCCCGCCGCCTGTTCGATGAAATGCCCGATAAAGACACCGTCTCCTGGAACACCATGATCTCCGCATACGCCAGCAGCGGTCTCGTCGAGCTGGCACAGGACATGTTCGACCGCTCCCCGATCAAGAATGCCATCTCCTGGAACGGCCTTCTCGCTGCCTATGTCGGGAATGGCCGCCTCGAAGCCGCGCGGCAGCTGTTCGACTCGCATCCGCACTGGGAGACTGTCTCCTGGAATGCCATGATTGCTGGCTACGCCCAGAGGAAGAGGATGGCCGATGCCCGGCAGCTCTTCGACCGGATGCTGGAGAGGGATGTGGTGTCGTGGAATACCATGATATCGGGGTATGCCCAGAGCGGCGATATGGCTGAAGCGAAGAGACTTTTTGATGGGTCTCCTTATAAGGACGTATTCACTTGGACGGCGATGGTTTCCGGGTACGCCCAAAATGGGATGCTGGAGGAGGCGAGGGGGATGTTCGATAAGATGCCAGAGAGGAACTCGGTCTCATGGAATGCAATGATCGCAGCATATGTGCAGTGTCGGAGGATGGAGGAGGCGGAGGAGCTTTTCAATTCAATGCCATGCAGGAATGTCAACTCCTGGAACACAATGATCACGGGGTATGCACAGGCCGGGATGATTGAACGGGCTCATGAGATGTTTGATATGATGCCCCAGAGGGATTCCGTTTCGTGGGCTGCCATGATTGCTGGGTTATCTCAGGGTGGATTCGGTGAGGAGGCGTTGCGGCTCTTTGTAGAGATGGGTAGGAGTGGGGAGAGGATGAACCGGTCATCTTTCACTTGTGTGTTGAGCACATGTGCTGACATTGCAATGTTGGAGTGTGGAACGCAGGTGCATGGGAGGCTTGTGAAGGCAGGTTACGGGATGGGTTGCTTTGTTGGGAATGCGCTTCTCGCAATGTATTGTAAGTGTGGGAGCATAGATGAGGCATACAAGGCATTTAAGGAGATGGCAGAGAGGGATGTTGTCTCGTGGAACACCATGATTGCTGGTTATGCTAGGCATGGGTTCGGGAAGGAGGCGTTGGAAATATTTGATACCATGAGAACAACAGACACAAAGCCAGATGACATTACCATG GTTGGCGTCCTGTCCGCATGTAGCCATGCAGGGTTGGTGGATAAAGGCATTGCTTACTTTTATTCTATGCATCAAGATTTCGGGATAACAGCAAAACCAGAACACTATACTTGCATGATGGATCTTCTTGGCCGAGCAGGACGCTTGGAGGATGCTGAGGCTCTTATTAGAGAGATGCCATTTGAACCAGATGCATCCATGTGGGGTGCTTTATTAGGTGCAAGCAGGATTCATCGGAACACTAAATTAGGTGAGAGGGCAGCTGAAAGGATATTTGAGATGGAGCCTGATAATGCTGGAATGTATGTTCTTCTTTCAAATCTATATGCATCGTCAGGTAAATGGACTGATGTAGATAAAATGAGGGTAATGATGCGGGAAAGAGGTGTGAGGAAAGTTCCTGGGTTCAGTTGGATCGAGGTGAAGAACAAGGTTCATACATTTTCGGTTGGCGACTCGGTGCACCCCGATAAGGAGAAGATATATAGTTTTCTAGAGGAACTGGATATGAAGATGAAGAAAGCAGGTTATGTATCTGCTACAGCAATGGTTTTGCATGAtgtggaagaggaggagaaagaacACATGCTGAAGTATCACAGTGAGAAGCTTGCTGTTGCATTTGGAATTTTAAATGTTCCCCCTGGGAGGCCCATTCGTGTGATCAAGAACCTCAGAGTATGTGAAGACTGCCACAATGCTTTCAAGCATATATCtgctcttgagaagaggttggtaatTTTGCGAGATTCCAATCGTTTTCACCATTTTAGTGGTGGGTCGTGCTCATGTGGGGATTACTGGTGA